One region of Pagrus major chromosome 7, Pma_NU_1.0 genomic DNA includes:
- the LOC140999361 gene encoding dysbindin-like, whose amino-acid sequence MSSTGSTNHNKRLASETDISQRVLDNDSAQHLKLRERQRFFEEVYHHDVDNYLPSSHLQIDCRKPPMGSISSMEVNVDVLEQMDLMDISDQEALDVFLNSGSGADEGALASPLPEGEDEEEDEEDEDAEVVYRERAPLKRQNEVQRGSKPRMSSTSSGSSDTSGAGADTPVIQSDDEEVHADTLLLTSVPHTRDEETEEEDEEERCLATKSS is encoded by the exons ATGTCGTCTACTGGGTCAACCAACCATAACAAGCGTCTGGCAT CGGAGACAGACATCTCACAGAGGGTGTTGGACAATGACTCTGCCCAGCACCTGAAGCTGAGGGAGAGACAGCGTTTTTTTGAAGAGGTCTACCACCATGATGTCGACAACTACCTGCCCTCTTCTCACCTGCAGATCGACTGCAGGAAAC CCCCCATGGGAAGTATCTCTTCTATGGAGGTAAATGTGGACGTCCTGGAGCAGATGGACCTGATGGACATCTCTGACCAGGAGGCCCTTGACGTGTTCCTCAACTCAGGCTCAGGAGCAGATGAGGGAGCGCTAGCATCTCCACTACCAG AGGGTGAGGacgaagaagaggatgaggaggatgaagatgcaGAGGTGGTCTACAGGGAGCGGGCACCTTTGAAACGGCAAAATGAAGTTCAGCGCGGCTCAAAGCCTCGCATGTCCTCTACATCATCTGGCTCCAGTGATACCAGCGGGGCTGGAGCGGACACGCCTGTGATCCAGTCGGATGACGAAGAAGTCCATGCCgacactctgctgctgaccTCTGTCCCCCATACCAGGGAtgaagaaacagaggaggaagatgaggaggaaagATGCCTTGCGACTAAATCTtcataa